A stretch of Bos taurus isolate L1 Dominette 01449 registration number 42190680 breed Hereford chromosome 5, ARS-UCD2.0, whole genome shotgun sequence DNA encodes these proteins:
- the CD27 gene encoding CD27 antigen isoform X1, with protein sequence MARLPPCWLWVLGTLAGLSATPDPKSCPEKHYWAQGGWCCQMCEPGTFLVKDCEQHREAAQCNPCTPGVSFMPDHHSRPHCESCRHCNSGLLIRNCTLTANSECACPEGQQCRDKDCMECDGPAQAPGPHPQPSHLPYAEEIAESRTDRHTQTLANSRWLPAPTLSTHWSHAGESPVAPAEPCPYTCPSEEEGSAIPIQEDYRKPEPTSYF encoded by the exons ATGGCCCGGCTACCTCCCTGCTGGCTGTGGGTTCTGGGGACCCTGGCGGGGCTCTCGGCAACCCCAGACCCCAAGAGTTGTCCGGAGAAGCACTACTGGGCTCAGGGAGGATGGTGTTGTCAGATGTGTGAACCAG GAACGTTCTTGGTGAAGGACTGCGAGCAGCACAGAGAGGCAGCTCAATGCAATCCGTGTACACCGGGGGTCTCCTTCATGCCGGACCACCACAGCCGGCCCCACTGTGAGAGCTGCCGGCACTGTAACTCTG GTCTTCTCATTCGAAACTGCACCCTCACGGCTAACTCAGAGTGTGCCTGCCCCGAGGGCCAGCAGTGCAGGGACAAGGACTGTATGGAGTGTGATGGTCcagcccaggccccaggcccacACCCACAACCCTCCCACTTACCTTATGCTGAAG AGATCGCAGAGTCCAGGACAGACCGGCACACTCAAACTCTGGCCAACTCCAGGTGGCTGCCGGCCCCAACCCTCTCAACCCACTGGTCAC ACGCAGGAGAAAGTCCAGTGGCACCCGCTGAGCCTTGTCCTTACACCTGTCCCAGCGAGGAAGAGGGCAGTGCCATCCCCATTCAGGAGGATTACCGAAAACCAGAGCCTACTTCCTACTTCTGA
- the CD27 gene encoding CD27 antigen precursor (The RefSeq protein has 1 substitution compared to this genomic sequence) — MARLPPCWLWVLGTLAGLSATPGPKSCPEKHYWAQGGWCCQMCEPGTFLVKDCEQHREAAQCNPCTPGVSFMPDHHSRPHCESCRHCNSGLLIRNCTLTANSECACPEGQQCRDKDCMECDGPAQAPGPHPQPSHLPYAEEIAESRTDRHTQTLANSRWLPAPTLSTHWSPQRSLCSANCIRIFVLLSGMFLAFTIVGALFLHQQRKLNAGESPVAPAEPCPYTCPSEEEGSAIPIQEDYRKPEPTSYF, encoded by the exons ATGGCCCGGCTACCTCCCTGCTGGCTGTGGGTTCTGGGGACCCTGGCGGGGCTCTCGGCAACCCCAGACCCCAAGAGTTGTCCGGAGAAGCACTACTGGGCTCAGGGAGGATGGTGTTGTCAGATGTGTGAACCAG GAACGTTCTTGGTGAAGGACTGCGAGCAGCACAGAGAGGCAGCTCAATGCAATCCGTGTACACCGGGGGTCTCCTTCATGCCGGACCACCACAGCCGGCCCCACTGTGAGAGCTGCCGGCACTGTAACTCTG GTCTTCTCATTCGAAACTGCACCCTCACGGCTAACTCAGAGTGTGCCTGCCCCGAGGGCCAGCAGTGCAGGGACAAGGACTGTATGGAGTGTGATGGTCcagcccaggccccaggcccacACCCACAACCCTCCCACTTACCTTATGCTGAAG AGATCGCAGAGTCCAGGACAGACCGGCACACTCAAACTCTGGCCAACTCCAGGTGGCTGCCGGCCCCAACCCTCTCAACCCACTGGTCAC CCCAAAGGTCCCTGTGCAGCGCGAACTGCATCCGCATCTTTGTGCTCCTCTCTGGAATGTTTCTTGCTTTCACCATAGTCGGAGCCTTGTTCCTCCATCAACAAAGAAAATTAA ACGCAGGAGAAAGTCCAGTGGCACCCGCTGAGCCTTGTCCTTACACCTGTCCCAGCGAGGAAGAGGGCAGTGCCATCCCCATTCAGGAGGATTACCGAAAACCAGAGCCTACTTCCTACTTCTGA